From one Drosophila subpulchrella strain 33 F10 #4 breed RU33 chromosome 3L, RU_Dsub_v1.1 Primary Assembly, whole genome shotgun sequence genomic stretch:
- the LOC119554476 gene encoding insulin-like growth factor-binding protein complex acid labile subunit: MQALRILIALLLSGVLGKDLQECEDLGKGSHLCREIESFEQLSRYVGENWTSVKVVNEHTGIESAEDGELPGLSRLLHLDLSETGGVTLGERGLRDFKHLQELNLTHCQLEEMQAQHFPNKSQLINIDVSFNDIQIITAKLMSGLANLEYANFSNNLIAEIEPDAFKDLKRLVFLDLTTNEQENVTLGENANLRYLSISNNNVRDFQWCRLRGLPKLEELHLHSNWLETLDMGIFYALPNLRVLNVSNNNLYEIKRTLFMAPGEEAPLELLDYSSNNVKVLEDSVFCRLSKLRTLNLWLNQINRIHPRTFLGLNSLQSLQLQGNKITILPEEVFANLTALERLDLSRNSIKKLGMGVFGSSILRNLTYLDLSNNYMAELHPLALSSLPFIKELRLRRNKLISLDLRMFAPLRKLQWLTIGENRLEEIETEVLDTFERLTHLEINNNRLSFLPDLKSSESLRQLQHISLEGNPWQCLCLDEITSWLNVHQVAYARPSSAYFSGKKPLCVVTPMDKCSRVLQEVRAQGIVESYEKI, translated from the exons ATGCAGGCGTTGCGAATTCTGATCGCTCTGCTTCTGTCCGGAGTGTTGGGCAAGGATCTGCAGGAGTGCGAGGATCTGGGAAAAGGAAGTCATCTCTGTCGGGAAATCGAGAGCTTCGAGCAACTGAGTCGATATGTAGGAGAAAACTGGACAAGTGTGAAGGTGGTGAATGAGCACACTGGAATTGAAAGTGCCGAAGATGGGGAATTACCAGGACTCTCCAGGCTTTTGCATTTAGATCTATCTGAAACCGGGGGCGTAACTCTGGGCGAAAGGGGACTGCGGGACTTTAAACACTTGCAGGAACTGAATCTCACCCACTGCCAATTGGAGGAGATGCAGGCTCAGCACTTTCCCAACAAATCCCAACTTATCAATATAGATGTGAGCTTCAATGATATACAGATCATTACTGCGAAACTGATGAGTGGCTTGGCCAATCTGGAGTATGCCAACTTTTCCAACAACCTGATAGCGGAGATAGAACCCGATGCCTTTAAGGATCTGAAAAGGTTGGTATTTCTGGATCTAACCACCAACGAGCAGGAGAACGTAACCCTGGGTGAGAATGCAAACCTGCGATATCTGTCTATAAGTAACAACAATGTGAGAGAT TTTCAATGGTGTCGCCTGCGGGGATTGCCCAAATTGGAGGAACTGCATCTGCATAGCAATTGGCTGGAGACCCTGGACATGGGAATATTTTATGCCCTGCCTAATCTGCGGGTTTTAAACGTATCCAATAATAATCTATATGAGATCAAGAGAACTCTTTTCATGGCTCCTGGAGAAGAAGCACCGCTTGAGTTGCTTGATTACAGCTCGAATAATGTAAAAGTCCTGGAGGATTCCGTTTTTTGCAGACTCAGTAAGCTAAGGACCCTCAATCTGTGGCTCAACCAGATAAACAGGATCCATCCGAGGACTTTTTTGGGTCTAAATTCCTTGCAATCCCTTCAGCTGCAGGGCAACAAAATCACGATTCTTCCCGAAGAAGTCTTTGCCAATCTTACGGCCTTGGAGAGATTGGATTTAAGTAGAAACAGCATCAAAAAGTTGGGCATGGGGGTCTTTGGGAGCAGTATTCTTCGTAACCTTACATATCTGGATTTGAGCAACAACTATATGGCGGAGCTGCATCCCCTGGCCCTTTCTTCTCTGCCCTTTATCAAGGAACTCAGGCTAAGGAGGAACAAGTTGATCAGCCTGGATCTTCGTATGTTTGCACCCCTCCGAAAATTGCAGTGGCTCACGATCGGCGAGAATCGTCTGGAGGAGATCGAGACTGAAGTTCTGGACACCTTCGAGCGCCTCACTCACCTGGAGATCAACAACAATAGGCTCTCATTTTTGCCGGATCTGAAGTCTTCGGAAAGTCTTCGGCAATTGCAACACATCAGTCTGGAGGGAAATCCCTGGCAGTGTCTATGCCTGGACGAGATCACCTCCTGGTTGAATGTACATCAGGTTGCCTACGCCCGTCCCAGCAGTGCCTATTTCAGTGGAAAGAAACCCCTCTGCGTGGTCACGCCTATGGATAAGTGTTCGAGGGTCCTTCAAGAAGTTAGGGCTCAGGGCATCGTCGAAAGCTATGAGAAGATTTAA